One Gadus chalcogrammus isolate NIFS_2021 chromosome 4, NIFS_Gcha_1.0, whole genome shotgun sequence DNA segment encodes these proteins:
- the scai gene encoding protein SCAI, with protein sequence MTGAEVEDDIPLGERKTVTDFCYLLDKSKQLFNGLRDLPQYGHKQWQSYFGRTFDVYTKLWKFQQQHRQVLDSRYGLKRWQIGEVASKIGQLYYHYYLRTSETSYLNEAFSFYSAIRQRSYYFQVNKEDR encoded by the exons ATGACTGGAGCTGAGGTTGAGGATGATATCCCGTTAGGTGAAAGGAAGACGGTCACAGATTTCTGCTATCTTTTGGACAAGTCCAAACAGCTCTTCAATGGACTTAG GGATCTTCCGCAATACGGCCACAAACAATGGCAGTCCTACTTCGGACGAACCTTTGACGTGTATACAAAGTTGTGGAAATTTCAACAGCAACACAG GCAGGTCCTGGACAGTCGGTATGGCTTGAAGAGATGGCAGATTGGGGAGGTGGCATCCAAAATCGGTCAGCTGTACTACCACTACTA CCTTCGTACCTCAGAAACCAGTTACCTGAATGAGGCGTTCTCCTTCTACTCCGCCATCCGCCAGCGCTCCTATTACTTTCAGGTCAACAAGGAAGACCGGTAA